A genomic window from Betaproteobacteria bacterium includes:
- a CDS encoding tripartite tricarboxylate transporter substrate binding protein, with amino-acid sequence MRVAACWSLVAAGLTALAHADDYPDRPIRVVVGFSPGGGADAAARVVGQTLRERWGHPAVVDNRPGAGGNLAADLVAKASPDGYTLLVSSPGPIAVNPALYGQLPYDPQKDLAPVTLIAQGANVLVVHPSMPATSVSALIELARSKPRGLNYASSGVGSTPHLCAELFKLAANIKGTHVPYKGAGPAVIDLVAGRVDFMLVSIPSILSQVKAKRLKALAVTSRERSSVLPELPTLAEAGLPGYEATVWWGLWAPAGAPAAIVRTLNTTVVSSLKDAAVRERLARGGAEVVGNSAQEFAAFIRAETLKWSDVIKKAGIRRQ; translated from the coding sequence ATGCGCGTTGCTGCTTGCTGGAGCCTTGTCGCGGCTGGTCTGACCGCGCTTGCGCATGCCGACGACTATCCCGATAGACCGATACGGGTCGTCGTAGGCTTCTCGCCCGGCGGCGGTGCCGATGCGGCAGCGCGAGTCGTGGGGCAAACGCTGCGTGAGCGCTGGGGACATCCCGCCGTGGTGGACAACCGTCCCGGTGCCGGCGGCAACCTCGCTGCGGACCTGGTCGCGAAGGCGAGCCCGGACGGCTACACGCTTCTGGTATCCAGCCCCGGGCCGATCGCCGTCAACCCGGCGCTCTATGGGCAGCTTCCCTACGACCCGCAGAAAGACCTTGCACCCGTCACGCTCATCGCCCAAGGCGCTAACGTGCTCGTCGTCCATCCCTCGATGCCGGCGACCAGCGTGAGCGCCTTGATCGAGCTCGCGAGATCGAAACCGCGAGGCTTGAACTACGCGTCGTCGGGTGTCGGCAGCACGCCGCATTTATGCGCGGAGCTCTTCAAGCTCGCTGCCAACATCAAAGGCACCCACGTTCCCTACAAAGGTGCAGGGCCGGCCGTCATCGATCTGGTCGCCGGTCGCGTCGATTTCATGCTGGTGTCGATCCCTTCGATTCTGTCGCAAGTGAAGGCGAAGCGACTGAAGGCTCTTGCGGTCACCTCGCGCGAGCGTTCCTCCGTGCTGCCGGAGCTGCCGACGTTGGCCGAGGCTGGTCTGCCCGGCTACGAAGCGACGGTATGGTGGGGTCTGTGGGCCCCTGCCGGCGCGCCGGCTGCCATCGTCAGAACTCTGAACACCACCGTCGTTTCCAGCCTGAAAGACGCCGCAGTTCGGGAGCGCCTGGCAAGGGGCGGAGCCGAGGTCGTCGGCAACTCAGCGCAGGAATTCGCGGCGTTCATTCGCGCCGAGACGCTCAAATGGTCGGACGTAATCAAGAAGGCCGGCATCCGACGCCAATAA
- a CDS encoding VOC family protein, which translates to MISGIDHIELIVRDVEEFIAFFEKMGFKVLTRTSHHGSSAELQLPGENQPIFEIHQVSREENIGVNHIAFKCDNAQQTYDELLAKGVKTMREPNYVVSTGRTTVNLRDPDGWRMQLVDANRKAPQ; encoded by the coding sequence ATGATTAGTGGGATCGACCACATCGAGCTGATCGTCCGCGACGTCGAGGAGTTCATCGCTTTTTTCGAGAAGATGGGATTCAAGGTGCTTACACGTACCTCCCACCATGGCTCATCGGCGGAGTTGCAGCTGCCCGGAGAGAACCAACCCATATTCGAGATTCATCAGGTCAGTCGCGAAGAAAACATCGGCGTGAACCACATCGCGTTCAAGTGCGACAACGCGCAACAGACCTACGACGAGCTGCTCGCCAAAGGGGTGAAGACCATGCGAGAGCCGAACTACGTCGTCTCCACTGGGCGCACGACCGTGAATCTGCGCGATCCGGACGGCTGGCGGATGCAGTTGGTCGACGCGAACCGCAAGGCACCGCAGTAG
- a CDS encoding LLM class flavin-dependent oxidoreductase — protein sequence MTDIQFGLMIRGQFPQDEDMGVRFEEMVEQVRLVDRLGFASLTKGMHYASHPLQALNQIVFHSRMAAESQRLRLNFGIVLLALHKPLDIAEQLASLDVISQGRVIFGAALGYREVELAAFGVQRKEIVHRFSENIEAIKRLWTEDKVSMKGTYFDLVDANVSVKPVQKPRPPIWIGANADPAIERAARIGDCWYVNPHNRMDTIERQIDVYKRALDAAGKPFPAEFPGRRECFVARTRDEAIRLCRPYLAKKYEVYHAWGQDKAMPEGDNDLGLEFDELIKDRFFLGGPDEVAQQIIDYTRKTGINHHILSCQWPGMPQKLVSDTLQLLAEEVFPRVRQGL from the coding sequence GACCGTCTCGGCTTCGCGTCCCTCACCAAGGGGATGCACTACGCATCACATCCGCTGCAGGCACTCAATCAGATTGTCTTTCATTCGCGCATGGCGGCGGAGTCGCAGCGGCTGCGGCTCAACTTCGGGATCGTCCTGCTTGCCTTGCACAAGCCGCTGGATATCGCCGAGCAGCTCGCATCGCTCGATGTCATATCTCAGGGCCGGGTGATTTTCGGCGCCGCCCTCGGTTATCGGGAAGTCGAGCTGGCGGCCTTCGGTGTGCAACGCAAGGAGATCGTCCATCGGTTCAGCGAGAACATCGAAGCAATCAAACGGCTGTGGACCGAAGACAAGGTCTCCATGAAGGGAACCTACTTCGATCTTGTCGACGCCAACGTTTCCGTGAAGCCGGTTCAAAAACCACGCCCGCCGATCTGGATCGGCGCCAATGCGGACCCGGCCATCGAACGGGCCGCCCGGATCGGCGATTGCTGGTACGTCAATCCGCACAATCGGATGGACACCATCGAGCGGCAGATCGATGTCTACAAGCGCGCCCTCGACGCGGCCGGAAAACCCTTCCCGGCGGAGTTTCCCGGCCGGCGCGAGTGCTTCGTCGCTCGCACGCGCGACGAAGCCATTCGACTGTGCCGGCCTTATCTTGCCAAGAAATACGAGGTGTACCACGCCTGGGGCCAGGACAAGGCGATGCCGGAGGGGGACAACGATCTCGGCCTCGAATTCGACGAGCTCATCAAGGACCGCTTCTTCTTGGGCGGGCCGGACGAAGTGGCGCAACAGATCATCGACTACACGCGCAAGACCGGCATCAATCACCACATCCTGAGCTGTCAATGGCCAGGGATGCCACAGAAGCTGGTGTCGGATACGCTGCAGTTGCTGGCCGAAGAGGTCTTCCCTCGGGTGCGGCAGGGCCTGTGA
- a CDS encoding tetratricopeptide repeat protein: MIRSAATHVVTIIATCAFAWPLGASSHSESHAALHGTTAQPKAAIPLYRNLGDHHYAITTESPQAQRYFDQGLRLYYAFNHQEAIRAFEEAARLDPKCAMCPWGSALALGPNINAPMAAKAALAAFAAIGKAAALAGHASPREQALIHALAARYAEVPPEDRAALDRAYAEALREVVRRHPQDLEARTLYAEALMDLSPWNYWTRDGKPRESTPELLAQLEYVMKANPDHPGANHFYIHAVEAVQPERAVAAAERLVGLMPGAGHIVHMPGHIYVRVGRYADAIRANEHAIHADESYIRDQNPAAGVYVAGYYPHNYDFLAFAAAMIGRQEQAISAAEKIATLVAPEMLRAPGMLFTQNHLTRHLQLKVRFGLWDEILQTKGPQADLKHASAMWHYARGRAHAAKGMIAAAESDLVRVRAARDDESLAPERLEFNTSGQMLGIAAEVLAGHIAQAKGDRQTAVSHLYKAAQLEDELVYGEPPEWSVPVRQELGRVLLEAGRYADAERAFKQDLKRFPKNTWSLEGLQQASNARARSAKSAAVTSSGGESARHH, from the coding sequence ATGATCCGATCCGCTGCCACCCACGTTGTCACGATCATCGCCACATGCGCGTTCGCCTGGCCGCTCGGCGCTTCTTCGCATTCGGAATCGCACGCCGCGCTGCACGGTACGACCGCACAGCCCAAGGCGGCCATCCCGCTCTATCGGAATCTCGGCGATCACCATTACGCCATCACCACCGAGAGCCCGCAGGCACAGCGTTACTTCGACCAGGGCCTGCGGCTCTACTACGCTTTCAATCACCAGGAGGCGATCCGTGCGTTCGAGGAAGCCGCGCGGCTCGACCCGAAGTGCGCCATGTGCCCGTGGGGCAGCGCGCTCGCGCTCGGCCCGAACATCAACGCGCCGATGGCTGCCAAGGCGGCCCTCGCAGCGTTTGCAGCGATCGGCAAGGCGGCCGCACTAGCCGGCCATGCGAGCCCGAGGGAGCAGGCGCTCATTCACGCCCTTGCAGCGCGATACGCCGAGGTTCCTCCCGAGGACCGGGCAGCGCTCGATCGCGCTTACGCCGAGGCGCTGCGCGAGGTGGTGCGCCGCCACCCGCAAGATCTCGAGGCGCGCACGCTCTACGCCGAAGCGCTCATGGATCTGTCTCCGTGGAATTACTGGACGCGCGACGGCAAGCCGCGCGAGAGCACGCCCGAGCTTCTCGCTCAGCTCGAGTACGTCATGAAGGCGAACCCGGATCATCCCGGCGCCAATCACTTCTACATCCATGCCGTGGAAGCGGTACAGCCCGAGCGCGCCGTGGCGGCAGCCGAGCGGCTGGTGGGCCTCATGCCCGGCGCGGGCCACATCGTGCATATGCCCGGTCACATCTACGTTCGGGTGGGTCGCTATGCCGATGCCATCAGGGCGAACGAGCACGCCATCCATGCCGACGAAAGCTACATCCGGGACCAGAACCCGGCCGCCGGCGTCTACGTCGCGGGCTACTATCCTCACAACTACGATTTCCTCGCCTTCGCCGCAGCCATGATCGGGCGGCAGGAGCAGGCGATATCGGCGGCGGAAAAGATTGCGACGCTGGTTGCGCCCGAGATGCTGCGCGCCCCCGGCATGCTGTTCACCCAGAACCATCTCACCCGGCACTTGCAGTTGAAAGTGCGCTTCGGTCTCTGGGATGAGATTCTTCAGACGAAAGGGCCGCAGGCGGACCTGAAGCATGCGAGCGCCATGTGGCACTACGCGCGCGGCCGTGCGCATGCCGCAAAGGGCATGATTGCCGCCGCGGAATCCGACCTAGTGCGCGTGCGTGCCGCCCGCGACGATGAGTCGCTCGCTCCCGAGCGTCTGGAATTCAACACGTCGGGTCAGATGCTCGGCATCGCCGCCGAGGTGCTCGCCGGGCACATCGCGCAGGCGAAGGGTGATCGCCAGACGGCGGTCAGCCATCTTTACAAGGCCGCGCAACTCGAAGACGAGCTCGTCTACGGCGAGCCGCCGGAATGGAGCGTGCCGGTACGCCAGGAGCTGGGACGGGTACTGCTCGAGGCGGGGCGTTACGCGGATGCCGAGCGGGCATTCAAGCAAGACCTGAAGCGCTTCCCCAAGAACACGTGGTCGCTCGAAGGGCTTCAGCAGGCGAGCAACGCAAGGGCGCGCTCGGCGAAGTCCGCGGCAGTCACTTCGTCCGGCGGCGAATCGGCCCGCCATCACTGA
- a CDS encoding tripartite tricarboxylate transporter substrate binding protein: MWNVPLAVATVSAAIFSINAPAAVPDYPNRPLRYVVATGPGGASDLLARVIGAALSEKLGVQVVIDNRPGAGNTVGAETAAKASPDGHTLLSCNIASLAVGPALYRNLSYDPERDFAPLGMIASNPNVLTVNPSVPATTLSEFIALAKSRPGKLNYASTGVGTSPQLSMELFRMQAGFTIGHVPYKGVGAALVDLMGGRVEAMFSTVPAALGSLRGGKVRALGVTSAQRDIDVPDVPTFAESGLPDFEVVSWQGLCTNSGAPQAALERLRGTLAAILAQPDTRKRIADHGFRPHVLPADKFALYARAERVRWAKLVKAIGVVPK, from the coding sequence ATGTGGAACGTGCCCCTCGCAGTCGCGACCGTGTCGGCTGCAATCTTCAGCATTAATGCGCCAGCCGCGGTCCCGGACTACCCTAATCGCCCATTGCGCTACGTCGTGGCCACCGGTCCGGGCGGCGCATCCGACTTGCTCGCCCGCGTGATCGGCGCCGCCCTGTCGGAGAAGCTAGGTGTGCAGGTGGTCATCGACAACCGCCCTGGCGCGGGGAATACGGTCGGCGCGGAGACAGCGGCCAAGGCGTCGCCGGACGGCCATACGCTGCTCAGCTGCAACATCGCTTCGCTCGCCGTCGGCCCGGCGCTCTACCGCAATCTCAGCTACGATCCCGAGCGCGATTTCGCGCCGCTTGGCATGATCGCGAGCAATCCGAACGTGCTCACCGTCAATCCGTCGGTGCCCGCCACGACGCTTTCCGAGTTCATCGCACTGGCGAAATCCCGTCCCGGGAAACTCAACTACGCGTCGACCGGTGTGGGCACCTCGCCCCAGCTTTCGATGGAGCTCTTCCGCATGCAGGCCGGCTTTACCATCGGGCACGTGCCCTACAAGGGCGTGGGTGCGGCGTTGGTCGACCTCATGGGAGGCCGCGTCGAAGCGATGTTCTCCACCGTGCCCGCCGCGCTGGGATCGCTGCGGGGAGGCAAGGTGCGTGCTCTCGGCGTAACTTCGGCGCAGCGCGATATCGATGTGCCGGACGTGCCGACCTTCGCCGAATCCGGGTTGCCGGATTTCGAGGTGGTCTCCTGGCAAGGACTGTGTACCAACAGCGGAGCCCCGCAGGCCGCGCTCGAGCGGCTGCGCGGCACGTTGGCCGCCATATTGGCCCAACCCGATACGCGCAAGCGCATCGCCGATCATGGCTTTCGGCCGCATGTGCTGCCAGCTGATAAATTTGCGCTCTATGCGCGTGCCGAGCGCGTCCGGTGGGCCAAGCTCGTGAAGGCCATCGGCGTCGTGCCGAAGTAG
- a CDS encoding phosphatase PAP2 family protein has protein sequence MPAARVTFSHVARHKIGMRARITLAGNVQDGSTFEPDAGFLDHLAPLCHLGFQERSELGRRTADGDSTGCREGLGDFRLAHDCGNFSRDLVDNGARHAGWCHHRLKCLGLVTLECLAYGRHIGHRVQPLRRANRERLHLAAFDVRRRRNGGGEQHRHAAADHIRNGGRNAFVRNMGHVDAGHALEELRRQVRRRSRAGCCERELARPGFGHHYHFWRPVTAIRNGDLDGNDATDRDAAWIPFIGNPLHPEYPSAHSILASAVAAVLQAEIGDGPAPELATTSPTAKGVTRRWTSVGAFAKEVADARVYEGIHYRTSTEVGAAMGRQIGELAAVKFLGQSAIAADAPARTAAVQ, from the coding sequence ATGCCCGCGGCACGTGTCACCTTTTCCCACGTTGCCCGCCACAAGATCGGTATGCGCGCTCGCATTACCCTTGCAGGGAACGTGCAGGATGGATCAACGTTCGAGCCGGATGCCGGCTTCCTTGATCACCTTGCCCCACTTTGCCATTTGGGTTTTCAGGAACGCAGCGAACTCGGCCGGCGTACTGCCGACGGCGACAGCACCGGATGCCGCGAAGGTCTTGGTGATTTCCGGCTGGCGCACGATTGCGGCAACTTCTCGCGCGACCTTGTCGACAATGGCGCGCGGCACGCCGGCTGGTGCCACCATCGCCTGAAATGCCTCGGCCTCGTAACCCTTGAGTGTCTCGCCTATGGTCGGCACATCGGGCATCGTGTCCAGCCGCTTCGCCGCGCTAATCGCGAGCGCCTTCACCTTGCCGCCTTTGATGTGCGGCGCCGCCGAAATGGTGGTGGTGAACAGCATCGTCACGCGGCCGCCGACCACATCCGTAATGGCGGGAGGAATGCCTTTGTACGGAACATGGGTCATGTCGATGCCGGCCATGCGCTTGAAGAGCTCCGCCGACAAGTGCGGCGCCGATCCCGCGCCGGGTGTTGCGAACGTGAGCTCGCCCGGCCTGGATTTGGCCACCATTACCACTTCTGGCGCCCGGTCACCGCGATTCGCAATGGCGACCTCGACGGCAATGACGCTACCGATCGCGATGCTGCCTGGATTCCATTCATCGGCAACCCGCTGCATCCCGAGTATCCGAGCGCACACTCGATTCTCGCGTCGGCCGTGGCCGCGGTTCTCCAAGCCGAGATCGGCGACGGTCCCGCGCCGGAGTTGGCAACGACGAGCCCGACTGCGAAAGGCGTGACGCGGCGCTGGACGAGCGTCGGCGCGTTCGCCAAGGAGGTGGCCGACGCGCGCGTCTACGAGGGCATTCACTACCGCACGTCCACCGAAGTCGGCGCCGCCATGGGGAGGCAGATCGGCGAACTGGCCGCGGTGAAGTTTCTCGGCCAGTCCGCCATTGCGGCCGACGCGCCGGCGAGGACCGCAGCCGTACAGTGA
- a CDS encoding DHA2 family efflux MFS transporter permease subunit codes for MTVAGMAGAIAMIMSSTIANVAVPTVMGAFGVGQDQAQWLATGFIATMVASQLLSAWFVRALGVRAAFLFINGVFFAGTAIAFFSPTFEMLVLGRVLQGFSAGIVQPMTMALIFMQFAPNRRGQAMGVHTMGIQIAPMLGPMIGGLIIDSVGWREIFLVPVPICAVSVLLGMLYLPGREEQGAWPKFDWLGYSLLVAAIGTLLAAGANGQRYGWDSDAIVLMALIGLASGMAFVWLQLRSASPLLDFSLFKIPQFTAAVIVGFVFGLGNFASNYLIPVAVQEVQGLTPFLSGLMLVPAGFLVIAGTPIFGRMADLFPAHRIVICGLCLFALGNYLMSRTDANTTFGTFVVLVIIARCGMAVLVPSLSISALNVLATEQLHRGTGTINFIRQLGGSCGVTALVVFIERRTEFHADAMAATQTSDNTTSQALLSSLSALLAEMGVSENVRGPAALHYLGEVIEAQASARGFGDAFLMIAIAFVLAVIPAWNLGRTRRRPVARREQVAQR; via the coding sequence GTGACAGTCGCCGGCATGGCCGGAGCGATCGCGATGATCATGTCCTCGACCATCGCCAACGTCGCCGTACCGACCGTGATGGGCGCCTTCGGGGTGGGGCAGGACCAGGCGCAGTGGCTGGCGACGGGGTTCATCGCGACGATGGTCGCCAGTCAGTTGCTGAGCGCCTGGTTCGTGCGCGCCCTCGGCGTGCGCGCCGCCTTCCTGTTCATCAATGGCGTTTTCTTCGCCGGTACCGCGATCGCATTCTTCAGCCCGACCTTCGAGATGCTGGTGCTGGGGCGCGTGCTGCAAGGATTCTCCGCGGGCATCGTGCAGCCGATGACCATGGCGCTCATCTTCATGCAGTTTGCGCCCAACCGTCGCGGACAAGCCATGGGTGTCCACACCATGGGCATTCAGATCGCGCCCATGCTCGGGCCCATGATCGGCGGCTTGATCATCGACAGCGTCGGCTGGCGCGAGATCTTTCTCGTCCCGGTACCGATCTGCGCGGTATCGGTGCTCCTCGGCATGCTCTATCTGCCGGGGCGCGAGGAGCAAGGAGCCTGGCCGAAATTCGACTGGCTGGGGTATTCGCTGCTGGTTGCGGCGATCGGGACCTTGCTCGCCGCCGGCGCGAACGGGCAGCGGTATGGCTGGGACTCGGACGCGATCGTGCTGATGGCGCTCATCGGCCTTGCCAGCGGCATGGCCTTCGTCTGGCTGCAGCTGCGATCGGCATCCCCGCTGCTCGATTTCTCGCTGTTCAAGATCCCGCAATTCACCGCGGCGGTCATCGTCGGATTCGTATTCGGCCTCGGCAACTTTGCGTCCAACTACCTGATCCCGGTAGCGGTGCAGGAGGTGCAGGGGTTGACGCCCTTCCTGTCGGGCTTGATGCTGGTGCCCGCCGGGTTCCTCGTGATAGCGGGCACGCCGATATTCGGCCGCATGGCCGACCTCTTTCCGGCGCATCGAATCGTGATTTGCGGACTCTGCCTGTTCGCGCTGGGCAACTACCTCATGAGCCGGACCGATGCGAACACCACCTTCGGCACTTTCGTCGTTTTGGTCATCATCGCCCGCTGCGGCATGGCGGTGCTCGTGCCCTCGCTCAGCATCTCGGCGCTCAACGTGCTCGCCACCGAGCAGCTGCACAGGGGCACCGGCACGATCAACTTCATCCGGCAGCTGGGTGGATCATGCGGCGTTACTGCGCTGGTCGTGTTCATCGAGCGGCGCACGGAGTTCCACGCCGACGCCATGGCGGCCACGCAGACCTCCGACAACACGACGAGCCAGGCGCTGCTCTCCAGCCTGAGCGCATTGCTGGCGGAAATGGGCGTGTCCGAGAACGTGCGCGGGCCCGCCGCGCTGCATTACCTGGGCGAGGTGATCGAGGCGCAGGCGAGCGCCCGGGGCTTCGGCGACGCCTTTTTGATGATCGCGATCGCGTTCGTGCTGGCGGTAATACCGGCCTGGAATCTGGGCAGGACGCGCAGGCGGCCGGTGGCGCGGCGCGAACAGGTGGCGCAACGCTAA
- a CDS encoding tripartite tricarboxylate transporter substrate binding protein yields MWAGRAGGRWRGANRWRNAKQGSHGAARPTLRAACPIQAQGIIIHDEGRDSNTSIPARGPAGQRHSARHCEEYSVRYRKVLVLSSIVASVVAAAGSVGNASAQSYPTKPISIILPFPPGSGNDTVARIIGPKITEQLGPPVIVDNRPGAGGVVAADAASRAAPDGYTLFLPSSSVAINMHSPRAKYDLIRDFAAISVVGKLPFVLVVHASMPVSTIKELVALAKRRPKELNFASSGVGGTGHLLGELLRTSTGIEITHVAYKGSAAASRELMSGQVHMLFTNMSSMAPHVKSGRLKALGVSGSQRTSVLPDVPTMAEAGYPQLDIGTWFALVAPAATPRAIVAKLNQCMVKVLGMSDVRAQLARQGVQPSPGTTEEAADFLKKDVARWGKILEDAGITLN; encoded by the coding sequence ATCTGGGCAGGACGCGCAGGCGGCCGGTGGCGCGGCGCGAACAGGTGGCGCAACGCTAAGCAGGGATCACACGGAGCGGCGAGGCCGACACTGCGCGCAGCATGCCCCATCCAGGCTCAAGGCATTATCATCCACGACGAAGGCAGAGATTCGAACACGTCGATACCCGCACGCGGGCCGGCTGGACAGCGCCATTCTGCCCGTCATTGCGAGGAGTACAGCGTGAGATACAGAAAAGTGCTCGTACTGAGCAGCATCGTTGCATCCGTCGTGGCAGCCGCAGGGTCCGTGGGGAACGCCTCGGCTCAGAGCTATCCGACCAAACCGATCAGCATCATCCTGCCGTTCCCGCCCGGCAGCGGCAACGACACGGTGGCCCGCATCATCGGACCGAAGATCACCGAGCAACTGGGCCCGCCGGTGATCGTGGACAACCGTCCGGGGGCGGGCGGGGTGGTCGCCGCGGATGCGGCATCTCGGGCTGCCCCCGACGGCTACACGCTCTTCCTGCCCAGCTCGAGCGTCGCCATCAACATGCATTCGCCACGGGCGAAGTACGATCTGATCCGCGACTTCGCGGCCATATCGGTGGTCGGCAAGCTGCCCTTCGTGCTCGTCGTGCACGCCTCGATGCCCGTGAGCACGATCAAGGAGCTGGTTGCCCTGGCGAAACGCCGGCCGAAGGAGCTCAACTTCGCATCCAGCGGCGTCGGCGGTACGGGGCATCTGCTCGGAGAGCTCCTGCGCACCAGCACCGGCATCGAGATCACTCATGTTGCCTACAAGGGCAGCGCGGCGGCCTCGCGTGAGTTGATGTCGGGGCAGGTCCACATGCTTTTCACCAATATGTCGTCGATGGCGCCGCACGTGAAATCGGGGCGTCTGAAGGCGCTCGGTGTCTCGGGCTCGCAGCGTACCTCGGTCCTGCCCGATGTGCCGACCATGGCCGAGGCGGGCTATCCGCAGCTCGACATCGGTACCTGGTTCGCGTTGGTAGCGCCCGCAGCGACCCCGCGCGCGATCGTCGCCAAGCTCAATCAGTGCATGGTCAAGGTCCTGGGCATGTCCGATGTGCGCGCGCAGCTCGCGCGTCAAGGCGTGCAGCCGAGTCCGGGCACGACCGAGGAGGCCGCAGACTTCCTGAAAAAAGACGTCGCGCGCTGGGGCAAGATCCTCGAGGACGCCGGCATCACGCTGAACTGA
- a CDS encoding MmgE/PrpD family protein gives MTHLTTLAQFVARTPGNRIPPAAITRAGHALIDVLGVTIAGSVEPVSKIIARHVAATSRGSATVITGGAQVSAADGALANATAGHALDFDDSNFVLGEHPTVTLMPALLAVAEELGSSGREILEAYVIGFEVATRLAQAVHFEHYKKGWHPTATLGVFGAAAAVARLLRLTEDQVLHALALAASMASGVKANFGSMAKPLQVGHASRNGVLCAQLAAAGFTANPLALEGKQGFFEVYNGAGHYRAEAVSNFGDELEIMRSGLKFKKYPSCGSTHAPIDAALDLIRGEPLRAADVDTITIAMNQRRITHVNRPKVSNGLEGKFSIQYTLAAALADGAISLRHFNEENVARPELQQLVARVNVVGVPGLDSLSQQCGLTVRFKDGSTRSVRREDAEGRDSDEFVRYLEPKFVDCVEQAYSREHARALFRDLEAFETLTDIRPVMRKLAGAATS, from the coding sequence ATGACCCATCTGACCACCCTGGCCCAATTCGTCGCCCGCACACCCGGCAACCGCATCCCGCCCGCTGCCATCACGCGGGCAGGACACGCGCTCATCGATGTGCTGGGCGTCACCATCGCCGGGAGTGTCGAGCCGGTATCGAAAATCATCGCGCGGCATGTTGCGGCCACTTCGCGCGGTAGCGCCACGGTGATCACGGGCGGCGCGCAAGTCAGTGCGGCCGATGGGGCACTGGCCAACGCCACTGCCGGTCATGCGCTCGATTTCGACGATTCGAATTTCGTGCTGGGCGAGCATCCCACCGTGACGCTGATGCCAGCGCTGCTCGCCGTCGCCGAGGAGCTCGGCAGCAGCGGACGCGAAATTCTCGAAGCGTATGTCATCGGCTTCGAAGTCGCCACGCGCCTCGCGCAAGCCGTGCACTTCGAGCACTATAAAAAGGGCTGGCATCCGACGGCGACCCTGGGCGTGTTCGGTGCCGCCGCCGCGGTGGCAAGGCTCTTGCGCCTCACCGAAGACCAGGTGCTCCATGCGCTGGCGCTCGCCGCCTCCATGGCCTCGGGCGTCAAAGCGAACTTCGGCTCCATGGCGAAGCCCCTGCAGGTCGGGCACGCCAGCCGAAACGGCGTGCTGTGCGCGCAACTCGCTGCCGCCGGATTCACCGCCAACCCGCTCGCGCTCGAAGGCAAGCAGGGCTTCTTCGAGGTCTACAACGGCGCGGGCCACTATCGCGCCGAGGCCGTCTCGAACTTCGGAGACGAGCTGGAGATCATGCGCTCGGGGCTCAAGTTCAAAAAGTACCCGTCCTGCGGCTCGACGCACGCGCCGATCGACGCGGCACTGGACCTCATACGTGGCGAGCCACTACGTGCGGCCGATGTCGACACCATCACGATCGCAATGAATCAGCGCCGCATCACGCACGTGAACCGCCCCAAGGTCAGCAACGGTCTCGAAGGCAAGTTCAGCATCCAATACACGCTCGCGGCGGCGCTTGCCGACGGCGCGATCAGCCTGCGCCATTTCAACGAAGAGAACGTGGCGCGTCCCGAATTGCAGCAACTGGTTGCCCGTGTGAATGTCGTGGGCGTCCCCGGCCTGGATTCGTTGTCGCAGCAATGCGGGTTGACCGTCAGGTTCAAGGACGGAAGCACGCGCTCGGTGCGACGCGAAGACGCCGAAGGCCGCGATTCGGATGAATTCGTACGCTATCTCGAACCGAAATTCGTCGACTGCGTCGAACAGGCTTACTCGCGGGAACACGCACGAGCGCTGTTCCGCGATCTCGAAGCGTTCGAGACGCTGACCGACATCAGGCCCGTCATGCGCAAGCTTGCAGGCGCGGCGACATCATGA